The following are encoded together in the bacterium genome:
- a CDS encoding response regulator, which yields MSKVPAVPVILVADDSATIRRVVESSFEPYGVRVVAVDDGRSAVAAAERERPDIVLCDVLMPGLSGYETAAAIHRLAGLEKVPILLLTGAFEPFDEGRANASGARGFLAKPFEPQALLRRVGETIGVPFETPAAPRGAEPRPAEAEAPPPAPAEPQRPPSAASTRPHVWPRVEEPNGWQVGRSPLVGDTSFDLVNPPVAPPAPAGPVVADIVRAELEKLLGGRIAAPTSRAADEIPEKVRDEVRLQLAALLPADWSALVRDEVRAQIGAPSFDERLRRAAATEAIATARAEAQKAAAEAVAAARAEAQKAVAGLRLDEVVQRALDAAFAARADEGREAARAEIAALGLEERIAAEVRRGVAEGAPPPAPPSPLDELARAEIRRVAQEMIPGIVREIVWELAPDLLERLARERARGERVEDDPLGVFGEPTR from the coding sequence ATGAGCAAAGTCCCCGCGGTCCCCGTCATTCTCGTCGCCGACGACAGCGCCACCATTCGGCGCGTCGTCGAGTCGTCGTTCGAGCCGTACGGCGTCCGCGTCGTCGCGGTGGACGACGGCCGTTCCGCGGTCGCGGCCGCGGAGCGGGAACGCCCCGACATCGTGCTCTGCGACGTGCTGATGCCGGGTCTGTCGGGCTACGAGACGGCCGCGGCGATCCACCGTCTCGCCGGCCTGGAGAAGGTCCCGATCCTGCTCCTGACCGGCGCGTTCGAGCCGTTCGACGAGGGGCGCGCCAACGCCTCCGGCGCGCGCGGGTTCCTCGCCAAGCCGTTCGAGCCGCAGGCGTTGCTGCGGCGGGTGGGGGAGACGATCGGCGTGCCGTTCGAGACGCCGGCCGCGCCGCGCGGCGCCGAGCCGCGCCCGGCGGAGGCCGAGGCGCCGCCGCCCGCGCCCGCCGAGCCGCAGCGGCCGCCGTCGGCGGCGTCGACCAGGCCGCACGTCTGGCCGCGGGTCGAGGAGCCGAACGGCTGGCAGGTCGGGCGCTCGCCGCTGGTCGGCGACACGTCGTTCGACTTGGTCAACCCGCCCGTCGCGCCCCCCGCGCCCGCCGGGCCGGTCGTCGCCGACATCGTGCGCGCCGAGTTGGAGAAGCTGCTCGGCGGACGGATCGCCGCGCCGACGAGCAGGGCCGCCGACGAGATCCCGGAGAAGGTGCGGGACGAGGTGCGGCTGCAGTTGGCCGCGCTTCTGCCGGCCGACTGGTCGGCGCTGGTGCGGGACGAAGTCCGCGCGCAGATCGGCGCGCCGTCGTTCGACGAGCGGCTGCGCCGCGCCGCGGCGACGGAGGCGATCGCGACGGCCCGCGCCGAGGCGCAGAAGGCCGCCGCGGAGGCGGTCGCCGCCGCGCGCGCCGAGGCGCAGAAGGCGGTCGCCGGGCTCCGTCTGGACGAAGTCGTGCAGCGCGCGCTCGACGCGGCGTTCGCCGCGCGCGCCGACGAGGGGCGCGAGGCGGCGCGGGCCGAGATCGCCGCGCTGGGGCTCGAGGAACGGATCGCGGCCGAGGTCCGGCGCGGCGTCGCCGAAGGGGCGCCGCCCCCCGCGCCGCCGTCGCCGCTCGACGAACTGGCGCGCGCCGAGATCCGGCGCGTCGCGCAAGAGATGATTCCGGGGATCGTCCGCGAAATCGTGTGGGAGCTGGCGCCCGACCTGCTCGAGCGGCTGGCCCGCGAGCGGGCGCGCGGCGAACGCGTCGAGGACGATCCGCTCGGCGTCTTTGGAGAACCGACTCGATGA
- a CDS encoding cobalamin B12-binding domain-containing protein: METGKKRLRLLIGKVGLDGHDRGAKIIARALRDAGHEVIYTGLHRTPEQIVETALQEDVDAVGLSILSGAHNTLFPKVTAMLKEKGAGDIVVFGGGIIPEDDIPGLKAAGIAAVFRPGTSTEQMIKWVDENVASHAE; encoded by the coding sequence ATGGAAACGGGCAAGAAGCGGCTGCGGCTGCTCATTGGCAAGGTCGGCCTCGACGGGCACGACCGCGGCGCCAAGATCATCGCCCGTGCCCTTCGCGACGCCGGGCACGAGGTGATTTACACCGGTCTGCACCGGACGCCGGAACAGATCGTGGAAACGGCGCTTCAGGAGGACGTGGACGCCGTCGGGCTGTCGATCCTCTCCGGGGCCCACAACACGCTGTTCCCCAAGGTCACCGCGATGCTCAAGGAGAAGGGCGCGGGGGACATCGTCGTGTTCGGCGGCGGCATCATCCCCGAAGACGACATTCCGGGCCTCAAGGCCGCCGGCATCGCCGCGGTCTTCCGCCCCGGGACGAGCACGGAGCAAATGATCAAGTGGGTGGACGAGAACGTCGCCAGCCACGCCGAGTGA